The nucleotide window ctggaaatttacaatcgtttacgagcaagcgaacaggctgtaagaTGTATGCGAACAAGGCTTTAGTTTCGAGTCGGATTTACATTGGCAATCACTGTCTCGTGAGTGACAGGGCAGGGCGAAGACGTTAAACAAGACCTGGCACACATGTACAGTCTCGGGAGGACGCGAGTACAGTATCTGAATATGATGAATGTGCATGAGAAACAGTGAGAGTGGGAGACTGATTTATAGTCTGTTACCGATACGGATTACTCCCGCTCTCTGCGGCACCAGAGTCTTTCCATTCAAGGCAATTTCTCTCACTCTCAGCTGAGTGGAGACGGCCGGCACAGTCAATCCACATGCCCGGCACTCTCTCCCTTTCAAAGCCCCCATGAACCGAAATCATCATGGCGTGCTGCCTGCGTTCCCCGCCCCTGCCCGGCTACAATACTCCAGGACTCGAATGCACAGCGCGGTCAACAGCACTTGGTCTCAGTCGACAGCAGCTGCTAGACTCGCTCAACATCACAGTCAGTGCACACCTGACCTACCTAACCACGCAGATATATGGAACCCTCTTCGTGCGTCTCCACGGCCCCATCCGGCCTTCTGCACAAGCCGATGGAAATGGTAAAGAGCGAGCGGTGGGAGACAGGGGTGTCTGCCATGGGGACTAAAGTCTAACAGGTGTTTCATCGAATATAATATGGGGTATTTAGATaccaataaaaaaataaattacagaatccgttagtaatccgtgagacaaatttattaaacctaattaatccatcattaacacatgtttactgtagcaccacgttgtcaatgcatgaactaattagacttaaaaaattcgtctatatttaatatttcatgtgtaattagttttgtaattattctgtatttaatactccatgagCGTATGTCAACGACCAGAGTTTAAGAGGTGAAGCAACAGCTGCAGCTGTAGATAGCGGCCTGTGCGAGCGCGCGGCAGCACCGGGCAAAGTAGACAGCGAACATGAACGGACGGACGGCCAAaagcaggcaggcaggcaagcAAAGCAACGCGGCCgagcgccggccggccggccggcagcgGGAGCGCACCACCAGACCAGCCGTGCCCAACGGCGCTGCAGACAAGAAGCGCGTCTTTTCGGCCTTCCAAAAGCAGCGAAACGGGCCGATCTCTCTCTTTTTAAAGAATTGCAATTTGCACTGGCGCTAGCGAATTTTATATGAATCTAGTACGAACTTTCTCCGAAAATCTCAAAAGGAGGTGCCGAATACGCGTGCCTACGGCCGGTGCTGTTGGGCtgtggtggtgatgatggtgtagtctggtggtggtggtggtggcggcggccagcACCGCATGCACGCTGTGCTCCAGGCCGTCCAGCTTTTTGCCGCCGGCCGCGCGCGCGCCTCGTTCTTTAGCCGGCCTTTCGCCGACGACTGCCGCCTCGCGCCTGGGCCATCGGTCGACCGGTGCTAGCGTGGAGGGTGAGCAGGAGATGGCATATTTTCCTTCGCGTCCTGCCTGAGGGCGACACATGCGACTGTGGAAGGGAATATTTTTCCCGTCGCCTCAGCGCTGGATGCCTGCCAAATCCTCCAAGGTTGGCGTCATTCTCCAACGGTAGTTTCGGGCCATGCCGCGTCCCAGGATTGTTGGACCGGATTTTACATCTTTCCCATCCTTTCTCCTCTCAAGTTGGAACGGCCAAACGTAGAGTGAAACACCCATCCTTCTTATGTTTCCAAATGTCAATTATACCTTAGTATCAATTTAGTGTGTTGCAATTTGTGTGcctaacttttttttttgtttcagacGATGGACATAAATCATTGAATTTTAATCGGACTATGAAGTCTTCTTTTCCTTCCTCTGTTGTCACGGGTGATGCTAAATTTCATGGTTTTTCTCGGTCCATTTGAGTGATAATGTGGAGAACTTTTCTCACTGGCTAGGTTTTTTCACCTAGTTGTCACACGTATCCTCTTCCCGCCATATTACTACCGTCACTAACAACATTCTTGCTGCTAGTTTCGCTCGCCTCCCACCACCTCAATCTTGCTCTAGCTGCTCCATTTTGGAATTACTTGCGCTGCCCAATAGTCGTCCTTATTGCTAGTGGCATCCCACCTTATCTCTCTAGTCACATACACCTCCAAAAGTTATGGTGTCTCCCAAAATTCTATTATAACCCATCAACTGAAACCGGAGCTCAACACCACCCTCTCAAAACCTGAACGAAGGATCTTTCCATTATCGCTGGTGCTCATGTGTAGCATGAATCCTACCCACCCACTCCCACCAAAAAAGACACCTATCTTAGTTGATTTTCTTATCTTTGTATCGATAGTTTAGCATGCAGATTATTCATGCCACAACACAGTGCCCCTTGATGTGTGGTGATGTAATCCTTCAATGCCACTAGGTTAGCGGCTTAGCGCAGCCATGCAGTCTATGATGTCTCAGTTGAGGGGAGGCTTCCTTACATCATGACCttggaggaagaaggagatgtgAATATCTATACGTCACTATGTAATAGCAGTGGTGCTACTATGACACACATTATGTAATAGTGATTTCAACATGAGAGGTGCTAGGGATATTATCGTAGgctttgccctgttcgcttggctgataagccatgactgaaagtattgttggctgatttgttgtgagagaaaaatattgttcgtttgctgaaaaagtacggcttataagccaagcgaacagggcgttgAAAGAGGTTGGATTGAGGATGAGCTAGAGCTGAAGAAGCATCAGTCGTCCCAAACATTGAAAGAGGTTGGATCGAGAATGAGCTAAAGTTCAAGAAGCATAGATTGGTAGTGTTGGGAAACACTTGTAGCCTGTCCTCAATCATACGAGAAAATCAGTTTGAAATAGTACACATATATAATTAGATACTAAAAACTCATAAACCAAATGAGTTTGTTAGTTTTTTGTTCGAATAACTTAGCATGGTCCTCATATTTTGGGCTAATTATTTTTTTCGTGGGAGATAGCATAGCTATTGATTGCGATGTGCTATGATTCCTTTGTCAATCTTAAGATGTGTTGGCCTAATATTTTTGAAAGCATTCATATAGGTAGTGTGTGAATGAGTTCATATGAATGAGTGTGTGCGAATATGTATATAAGTATATATGTCTTTACTgtatataaaaaaaatcaaaaccccATGACGGAGATGAATGCATGGCATATTCTAAGATTAGGTCCTGATTTATGTGGaaatagttcatttgatcaggaTTGCAAATCTCGTACGTGCACACATATTAGACCATATAAAAGTAATAAATGGTAATATTGCGAATTTCTACTGCTTGATAACAAAGTTATGAAGTTAAATGCACAACTAACGAACAATGGGTAGAAATTGCCAGCACGTGATTTGACAGTTGTATATTGTAGGTTTACGAGGAGCAGTATTGCTACATATACAACAATTTGAGTACAACTAACTTAATATCCACCGTTAAAAATCATATAGAAAAAGCTTATAAATGCATTGGATGGTGTAGATGAGTggttgtacttgagttgtactcAAAGCATTTTTCCTTCTGGAGTGAGAATGGAGGAGCCAAATGCTCGAATGGCTACGTGTCCCACCAATGACAGTGGATTTGTTTTTGTCTTAGAATTCGTCTTAAAATATACCCCCACCATTCTAAATTATAGGTCGTTTTGTCTTTTCtaatacatagtttttgctatatatttagatatacactatgtctagatacataataaaaataatGTATTAGAAAAGCTAAAATGCCTTATAATTTATAATTGAGAGAATACTATCTTGCTTTATTACCTCCATATAAATATAAACATAATACATTTATAAGCCGTACCAGATGAGCGGCATACCTTTATTTGTAACCCTTATCATGTCGTCGAGTAGTTTCTCTATGTCAAATCAGTGCTGTACATTTTCTTGATTGTACTTGTTTATGCCTGTCCTTTCCTAACAGAAATGGCCTAAATAAAATCCCATCAGAACTGCACACTGTCACAAACGCAAACGGTCTTTCAGTTCGTTAGCAAATCAggctaacacacacacacacacaaaaatccCCCGTAAAAGCCAGCAGGGCGCCAGGGCGGGGCAATGatgggctggggctggctggctgggctggccagccccttCATATAGGATACTATTTAtataaaccagtcagcagtaattcTCTCTCACATAACAAATCAGCAACTATACGAATCAACCAACTGAACATGCTGGAGGTCGAGATGGGGAACGAAAGCAAAGGCAAAAGGCGGCCACACCCACTGCGCCACTCAGTAAAGAATCCGTCCACTCCAATCCGAACCATTCCTTCGTTCCCCCTCCTCCCTCATCGATCCGGCCAAAAGCGAAGCAAGGCAGAGCATATTGCTCCATCGGTCTCGCCAAAAGAGCAGTGGAAACTGGGGATCGAGAGGGCGTCAACAAAGCGAGCCGAGCGCATCACGCAGGGCTCCCCTTTTCTGGCTCAAAAGAATAGATCACTCTTTCTCTCCACACACACACGCGCGTAGGTAGCCACTACTTGCTTGGAATTGGATTGCTGCCACTCACAATTCCCTCTCATAGCCTGGCATGGCATCCTAGCTATAGCTGGCTACTGgctagcctcctcctcctcctggctggTGGCTGCTACCCTTGCCGGTTCTCGGTTCTCACCGCGCTGCCATTAAAACCCCCCTTCCTTGTTACCACGGCGATCTTGAGCAAGCGCACTCTTCATGTTGCCGCCTCGCCGCAGTAGCAGCTTACATGGATACGCTGTTTAAGTTGGTTAGCCTTCAAGCctccgagcagcagcagcagtcggCGTCCTACAACTCGAGGAGCACCACGTCGAGCGGCTCCAGGTCGTCGTCGCACCAGACCAACGCatcctacaactactactaccacagcaccagcagcggcggcggcgggcagtaCTACTACGgccagcagcaccagcaccagcaccagcagtacTACCTGGAGCCGTACCAGCAAGAAGAATGCGGCAATGCCCACCACCTTTACATGGATGAAGActtctcctcctcgtcctcgtcgagGCAGCACTTCCACTCGCACGGCGCGGCGGTGCAGCCGCCGACGTCGTCCGCGGCCACGCCCACGGGGCCGACGCCCCCACTGTCCACGTCGTCCACGGCCGCGGGGGCGGCGCACGCGCTGTTCGAGGCGGCCGACCTGTCGTTCCCGCCTGACCTCAACCTCGATTTCTCGTCCCCGGCGTCGTCGTCCGGCGGGGGCGCGGCCTCGTCGGCGGCGGTCGGGGGAGGTGGCGGGGGAAGATGGGCGAGCCAGCTGCTGCTGGAGTGCGCGCGCGCGGTGGCGGCCCGCGACAGCCAGCGCGTGCAGCAGCTGATGTGGATGCTCAACGAGCTGGCCTCGCCGTACGGGGACGTCGAGCAGAAGCTGGCGTCCTACTTCCTCCAGGGGCTCTTCGCGCGCCTCACGGCGTCCGGCCCGCGGACGCTGAGCACGCTCGCGGCGGCGTCCGACCGGAACACGTCCTTCGACTCCACGCGGCGCACGGCGCTGCGGTTCCAGGAGCTCAGCCCGTGGTCGTCGTTCGGGCACGTGGCCGCCAACGGCGCCATCCTGGAGTCGTTCCtggaggccgcggcggcggcgtcggagcCGCAGAGGTTCCACATCCTCGACCTGAGCAACACGTTCTGCACGCAGTGGCCCACGCTGCTCGAGGCGCTCGCTACGCGATCCGCCAACGACACGCCGCACCTGTCGATCACCACGGTGGTCTCCGCTGCGCCATCCGCGCCGACGGCCGCCGTGCAGCGCGTGATGCGGGAGATCGGGCAGCGGATGGAGAAGTTCGCGCGGCTGATGGGCGTGCCCTTCAGCTTCCGCACCGTGCACCACGCTGGGGACCTCGCGGAGCTCGACCTCGACGCGCTCGACCTGCGCGACGGCGGCGCCACCACCGCGCTCGCCGTCAACTGCGTCAACTCGCTGCGCGGTGTGGTGCCGGGCGGTGCCCGAAGACGGGACGCGTTCGCCGCGTCCCTCCGGCGTCTCGATCCGCGGGTTGTTACTGTCGTCGAGGAGGAGGCTGATCTCGTGGCATTTGACCCTGACGAGTCCGAGGAAAGCGGCGACACGGAGGCAGCGTTCTTGAAGGTGTTCGGCGAGGGCTTGCGGTTCTTCTCGGCATACATGGACTCGCTGGAAGAGAGCTTCCCCAAGACTAGCAACGAGAGGGTGGCACTGGAGAGGGGAGCCGGACGTGCCATTGTGGACCTGGTCTCGTGCCCGGCGTCGGAGTCCATGGAGCGGCGGGAGACGGCGGTTTCATGGGCGCGCCGCATGCGATCTGCAGGCTTCTCTCCGGTGGCGTTCAGCGAGGACGTTGCCGACGACGTGCGGTCGTTGCTCCGTCGGTATCGGGAAGGATGGTCGATGCGGGACGCCGGTTTAGACGACTCGGCAGCCGGAGCAGGCGTCTTCCTGGCGTGGAAGGAACAGCCTCTCGTGTGGGCAAGCGCGTGGAGGCCATGATAGAGATCGAACTTGGAGCTCGTCGACGCAAATGCAAGCTCGGTGAGTACGCGCGTACGTGGAACAGCATGAGCCACAGGAGAAGCAAGGGCGCCATCCGCCATGCCTAGCCGGCGTGGTTGATGCATCGATCCATGCATTGGATCGCGCGCACGTGCATGTGTATGGCGGCGTCTCTCTCTCGCTCCTCCTTGCATTGCTCGTCTTGAAAGCTGAATGGCTCACGCATGTAGGGTTTTGGAGCAGCGTAAGCGTAGTAGGGGTTGCTAGCTCACGTACACATTGATTGCAGCAAGGTGATCGAGGAGGAGGTATGGTCGATAGTTTTAGGTTTTAGACTTGCATCTATTTCAAATTTGGATCATCGATCGTCACAAGTTCTTGGCGTGATGATTCCGATTTGCTTGCTGCTTCTTTTTTTTATTCCTCACATTCCCCTTTGTTTCTTCTTGTAATTTAAGGTTAACAACTTTCTTCCCTTTGGAGGGATTTACGTGCATGGTTTTGTCACACGGCGTCTCGTGAGTAGCTCATAGCAGCTACATTTGGCCATGAGACTTATGCTTGCATTGGATGGTTGTTCAGATGTTGCTTCCTATCTTGTTGATTGTTGGGGATTGTTAGGGCTTAGGGCAGACACTTGCACGGCCTACTACTTTTGCATTGGTTACCAGTACCAATATCAAGCTAGCATGAATCAGGCAAAGCAGCTGCACACTATAGCTAAGACTAGACAACACCTAGTAGACCATATATATACGAGGTAGCTAGAGTGCTCTTTGTTTGTTCTTCCCCCATTATATTTACATTATTGGAGTTCCTTCTTCTATATATTTGAAATGATCAAATGCCAAAGTCGTTTTGGTCTAGTCAAAGTCTCTGTGTCATGCATTTTACCTGATCCACAAAGAGTATGATTTAGTCGACGTTTTCAGGATCTGCGCGATATCAGGTACGGTGTATATATAGTCAATAAAATACAGGCCAATATTTTAATTGAAATTCATTCTAGCTAAATACTGAAAAATCTCTCATCAGAATAGGTATATTTATGGTCATCTTGTATGATGACCATAATAGTTAGCTTCAATTCTCAGAGAAATGGACTAgtagtttttttttagaaaagctATTATCAGTTCCTTTCCTTCAAATAATTTATAAGTTAGTGTGACAAATGGCCTTATGTTGCTTGAGAAGATGATCTAGGGGACCATtacatatatttgtttttttagaaCATCTAGCGCCCAAATAGAGAGCAGCTAATAATTCGGTGTCCAAATCAGTCAGTAGTCCAAGCTGCCGCATCAAATTTGTTGTGTCGATTGCAAGCTAGCTCAGACCTTTTTGAAATCTGCTGGAAAGACCGGCCTGTCGTTGACAGATTAGTTTGTACCCCGTTTTCTAATGGTTTAAGTAGCTTACCTTTGATCTCGTGCATAAGACAATGATCTGGAGTTGTTAGGAGCTTGCAACGTACATGGTGGGGAGTGACAACGATCGGTACGTATGATACCATCATCAAACTCATAATAATAAGCTGATGATGAATAGGCCGGATATAGAGCAGAATTATAGGGGATCGAAAGCATGGAGGATATATATGATGCCAAAGCGATCATCTGCTTGAGGGTTAGTTGATGGAGTGATATCATGAGCTCATAGCCGTTTGTAGAAAACACATATAATTTAGTTTGTAATAAGTTATACCCTCGCCCTGGCCTGTCGTTTTCATGTAGAGAAACAACTGCGGCATTGCCACTGCATGTCATTATTCTTGACACATGCATGCACATCTTCAATGCCTTTGCATTGACATCCACATCTCCTTGCCGTTCACGTTTGCGTTGATTTCATGTCGTGATCTGTTTGTTGGCGCGCATGCACTCGCGACCGACCGAGAGTCATCCTcgaaagctagctagctagcatgcAGGATGTGCACGTACGTATGCGTGGCAGCAACAGAGTAACTAACaacatcatcatcaacaacaacataaTTGCGAGAAATAAACAAAAAACATGCAGAAAAGACGACGACGTCACGGCGTACGTCCTAATTAACAGGAACACACGGCAATATGATTCATCAGATGATAAGCTCAATCTGGTCTTCTTGGTCAGGGCTGCGGTGATGGCCTCTCTGACAGCATCCCAGTATGCATCTGCGAGTTTATCGAAACCAATCACGGGTACGGGTACGGTGCTACGGCCGGAAACATCCCCACTTCATGTGCAGCGCGTCATATGACTGCAGCGCGATCGCAGAAGCCGTAGCAAACGCCGGCCCGGCGGGGCGCATGCGCGCGGGTCGGGTAGCCGGACCGGCCAGGAGCGGCGGGTATGTAGCGCGCGCAAGCCCCGAGGGCGGCACGGAAAAATACGCGGAGTAGGCCGAGATCGAAGAGCCGACGCGGCGGCCGGGTGGGAGAAGTGTCTGGCTCTGGCTCCGGGCTCGATCGGCTCGATCGCTCTCGCGGAGTCGCGGACGCggacgcgggggggggggggcggagcgAATCTGGCGAGGAGAGGGTGGCGGAATCTAGCAAAAGAAGGTGGGCTTGGATCGATCCACTGGTGGCCGCCCGGACAGACGGCCGGCCGGCTGGCTCTGCTGCGCGCGGCCTACGCACCCATGCATCCACGCCCCTTTCCGCCCCGTTTCTCCCGCGAATCATTACGCGCGCCGACCCGACCCCCGTTCGCCCGGCCACTCGTCTCCATCCGAGGGGGTGTCGCAGTCCCAGGGCCTCCTCGCCCTTCGTCATATCTCCGGATTTCCCTCCCGGCCGAGGTAGCTCcgtcggccggccggccggaaACATCCCCGCTTCAAATCCCAGCTGGTGAGCCGCACGTGTGTAGTCCATATGTCCAGCAGGTTCCCTACCGATCGAGATGCGTTGTATACCACCAGCCTGCTAGCAGATGTGTTCTACTCCCTCTCCTTCCAaattatatataataatatatttaGATATATAACAAAATAGATAAAAAAAACAATTAAAACAATTTATAATTTGAACCGAGGAGTAGAGTACTTACACAACCACTCCGTCCGTACCACCAACAGCTGTAGCGTTACGTGTTTTCGAATTTCGATCCGTGTTATGTTAACTACTACCTAGTAGTACTACGTACTACGTGGGCCTGACAATTTCGTTGCTACCAACTCAGACACGGCGATGAGCTACACAGCAATATAGCTAGGATCCGTGCTTTTTTCTCCCAGCACCCAGCTGATTGGCTAGCTAGAGGACTATGGCACCGTTACTtgctgaatcttgactgaaaaacactattctaactaaaatattataagaaaaaaatattattttgactAAAAAAAATCGAATAAATCGAATATAGATAAGCCGAATCGGTGACGATGGCCTCCCGTACGTCAggcatatatataaataatatcaTTCAGCCGTATCATTGAAGTGTTGTTTGTCGCTGTACCTATCGCTGCTGATTTATTTCACCGGAAGAGGTCATGTGCGTACATGGCCGCATATATACATTATAATTGGCCGGTAGAATTAACTAGCTGTCCGAGGTCCTTGCTAATTATGACCCGTTCCTTCGAACTTATTAGTCAtcgtatagtatttttctcttataataaatcagtTAATAGTATTTTTCAGTCTGGTTTTTTTAGCAAACCAAACATGGCCTATGTTCAAGAGGTTTTAATTAACCTCTAAATGACGAGGACTGTGATGGAGACCCCCTGGATACAGTCAGAGTCCCAGAGATATGGTATATCATCAACTTGACACATCAGAAAGTTTTCGCTTTCTCGAGTGTGGGTCAAACTGGGCCATGAGCTGAGCCAACTTTCAATCCAATTCTGCGCAAATCATGATACCGCCTGTCCCTTTGCAGCCTTTGTCCATCCATTGTAAATAGTTGGGCGTGCATGCCTTTGGTTTTATCCACAAGAAAAATGAGAGGCTGCCCTTTGCCCTTTTTAGCTGGAAGTGAGTCCAGTGGAGTACATATTTGTATATGAAAAACAGAACACGTCCTTCTCAGTAAAGTAaaggtcccgttcggcttactcTATATTCAATTTAttcgacttattttttcagctagaacaatatttttctctcacaacaattcaaccagaacaatatttttcagctagtttcagccaaaattcagcgagccgaacagggccataaaATTAAGCTGTGCACGAGTCCAGTGCACTATCTTACCGTTACTGATTAGTGCATAGTATTTTTAACCTTCAATTTAAATTGCATGAACGTGCTAAAAATCTaattaattctataaaattctaGAAATTTTTATCTACCACCTCCATccataaaagaatgtaattctcacttttcgagaagtcaaacgaTTTGTAGTTTAACCAAAATTATGTAAAAATACACTAACATTTacgatacaaaataagtaccatcGTTAAAATtggttatgaaatatattttcatagcaaatctagttggagacataaatgttaatactattcaCTATAAAGTCAGTTAAAGTTAAATTATAGTTTGACCTATACGCAACcttgcatttttttttttggacagagggagtattaggCCTGTAAACTGTAATCATTATTGACATTTGGGTCTATTCTGCTTATTGAAAACTAAAAAAATATTTGTCATTATATGGAAGAGAAGTGTGTAGTAACCCCTAAGCTAGCTATATCTAATTTATTGTTCACTGCCATTATAAAAAAATAGCATAAAGTAACGATCAAAATCTTCATTTAGATTACCTATATACACCCTCCGTCCCAATATATAAGACGCGACTACTTTTTATTCATGTCCCGTAATATAAGGCGTGCTCTATGtagcaccctaaaatttgcttctcttgaaatagagctaaaatgatttaattttgtatttttatgcttatgaaaacatggggaaataataaattttcattagattaaaatttatcttaaggtagaaacgtgtttgttgcattcataccgagcgcaccttgtgtttctatgtgtaaaatgtgtgtttttttaaattcgtttaggagacgaatatctatctcttaGAATTTTTCGAACTCCTTTCtgaaatttaattcctacctccttcaccttaatctttatattccaagttcccaacaatcttttcatgagttccaaatactttatttgggttcatcatgttccaaagtgtctctgaaaATTTTTCCCCAAAATTTCGGAGGTCTcgaagtatttttcgtggcttaaatatcaattttggacttttctagaattattttattcgcaaaattaattaattccgaaaataaataatatatcacaTTTTCTAACCAACTcttaaagcccatgtgcaataatcctaataaatcctaaagacccatgcatttatttactaatgggctttaatggttatttaggcccattagtaaatctGGAGAGTGCAACTGCTAGTTGATGTATATGTggagagtttttctccctatagaTATGTATCAACCCcttaggcaaagcacaccaaaactatcgtaaggagagcccctagtttgaaaaattcctcgtgtagtaaataagttttttctccttctctcgtcgtcgtcgccgtcaccgccgcgctgcccagcccGACCATCCTGTTCTtcgtgcaacaagtcgagcccacCCCTACGTAGCTACTGTTGTCATGGTCGTGTGGTGGTTGTACaggaggccaaaggatgaagacaagGTAATTACAAAATTACCACCAGTTCGTAATATCGTCGTCGTATATTCGTTTTAGTCCATTTTGAGTTGTTctaattgcgttagattcgtatcgaTGTGATCTACGTGCTAGTGTCATCGTTTTTCATGTCGAGtaacttttatatatatgcttaaatattaatttgattaatatgcatgcaactagtttttataaataaaagcaacataattatatacaatgctcttttgcaaataagttttaacatgactagttgctaacataaatatgtttctaaattataacatgtttagtctaaacacacatatcaaatttgattagatgttctcacatgtcagtttatatttgcaagttaaagttgaattgatataaatgatatcaaaatatttataaataaaatatgcttc belongs to Miscanthus floridulus cultivar M001 chromosome 4, ASM1932011v1, whole genome shotgun sequence and includes:
- the LOC136552626 gene encoding protein SHORT-ROOT 1 — translated: MDTLFKLVSLQASEQQQQSASYNSRSTTSSGSRSSSHQTNASYNYYYHSTSSGGGGQYYYGQQHQHQHQQYYLEPYQQEECGNAHHLYMDEDFSSSSSSRQHFHSHGAAVQPPTSSAATPTGPTPPLSTSSTAAGAAHALFEAADLSFPPDLNLDFSSPASSSGGGAASSAAVGGGGGGRWASQLLLECARAVAARDSQRVQQLMWMLNELASPYGDVEQKLASYFLQGLFARLTASGPRTLSTLAAASDRNTSFDSTRRTALRFQELSPWSSFGHVAANGAILESFLEAAAAASEPQRFHILDLSNTFCTQWPTLLEALATRSANDTPHLSITTVVSAAPSAPTAAVQRVMREIGQRMEKFARLMGVPFSFRTVHHAGDLAELDLDALDLRDGGATTALAVNCVNSLRGVVPGGARRRDAFAASLRRLDPRVVTVVEEEADLVAFDPDESEESGDTEAAFLKVFGEGLRFFSAYMDSLEESFPKTSNERVALERGAGRAIVDLVSCPASESMERRETAVSWARRMRSAGFSPVAFSEDVADDVRSLLRRYREGWSMRDAGLDDSAAGAGVFLAWKEQPLVWASAWRP